In Epinephelus fuscoguttatus linkage group LG6, E.fuscoguttatus.final_Chr_v1, the DNA window TCTTTGTCAGATCCTCTTGAAGTTCTATGCAGCAAGGTAAGGACAGGTAAGGGGAGAGGTGTACCTTGCAAAcactaaaatgtcaaacagtcACTCAGGCCTTTGTAAATCCTAGCTTCAGATTTGTGAATGAACTCTTGCAACTGTGTTTGGATGTGTATTAGATGGATCATGTCAGACTACTGTTCGAAATGTGTTTACAAGGATCAACTGGGCTCAGTTTATACACATTTTATAACACATCACTGAACATGATAAGTGATTACACTATGTGTCTATTCTTTGTAAAGTTCAGTACAGAATGTTATTAAAGGTTTCATTAACTGCAAAGTttgtttggtcatttttttcttattaactGATGTGCATTTGTTTATGTTATAACATGTATTCAAGAGACATTACAGAACATATTAACTGCATTTACCAGACTAAACTTACAAATAATAGTAAAACTacatgacagaaacaaacaatttaATGCATAAAGGTATAAAGctcatatttattttactttcaagaagaaaaaaaattcaattcgcagtgttgtactgatgtagtgcttttattttgaaagagaccgtatgcaaactgtacatttcctgtgaaagaaGAAGTGTAATGCATGtaaggctgaagttgacacggcgtcccgtGAGGTCTGAATGAGAATGTATTGCAGTAACATATCTGCTGCCATGGTTGACGACTGTAGCATACCACTGTCAGATTTTATCAGAAGGGTGCATCGACTTTACGTGCAGGCTGAACATCCTGCTTTGGACAAGTTTTACCAGTTCTAGCACAGCAGACTTTACTTTGTTGTCGCAACAgccttttgttttgtaattgtgGTTTCTACATTATAATGAACTTTCATATTAAAGGTCAGTCTACAACAGATTGGATTGTTTGTATGCCTACAAAATATGTGTTGTTTTAATAGAGAAAGAGTGAAAGTGTCTGGATGTGGGTGTGTATGTCTGTACTGAAAGACATGACTGCTTTGATGAAAAAACAagtgactgaaataaacagTTAAAAGACCAGGGCATcacaaagagggagaaagacagacacaggGCATGCCTCTGAGTTCCTCTTAAAACCAAGAACTAACTTTGCAGACTTTTAATTTTTGCTACAGTACATGCATATTCCGCTGATGTGATCAGAAGACACCGAACTTACATagtttctttatcttttttatcaGTGGCTATCCTGCCATAGCTGTTTGACCAGATTCTTTTCTCTCGTATGCACAGTAGAGTGTGTTAGCTTTAGCCAACACAATGCATTACATCACATGTATTCATTTAATTAATACAAATTAAATATCCATAATGTCAATTCTTGCTATAAGAAGGTCTTCAGTACACAATTGTATCGATCATGTTACTATTATTTATCATTAGCAATATGGCAATCCTGCTCCTGTCCTAATGAGAACAAAACAGATCTGTACTTAAATGAGAACTTACAAAGCAGATGTAAGTAACCAAGTGGTAACATATGACAACAAGAAGCAAATTCTCAGCGTAGGAAAACTGCAGATCAACAGTAAATGATTCACCAATTAtgtttggaaaaacaacaatttcaTAACCTGGAATGCCTCTGGTGTAGGGACAGTGGTGAAATTATAAGGAATGaaactgtttgttgttgtccaACCCACCTGATGCATCACATGACCAACATAGCtgtgcaaaacaaccaaaatagGTTGTGAAAGTAGAAACCAAAGAAATAAAGAAGTACTAAACAGGCAAGGCTTCCATGATTTAGATATTGATGTTGACAGATTTCCAATGTTGTAAGTCCCTGGCACAGAAAGGGTTTATTTGAGTGGGTCCCCAAATCGACAAAATTTGAATAAGATACTGtataaatgtaatatttcaacattttgagaaatgttattctaaccctaaccctaaccctcttTCTGAGAATatgttttatgtattcattGTACTCATGGAAACTCATGGATCTCTTGTCATCTTGCACAAGATATATGATATAGTATGAAAATGGTGGCCGccagcagtgttaattttgtcagCTAAAACTTAAACGAAAACTTTTCGTTGTCGACCCTTTATTCCGTGACTAATTTGTGACGAGAACGTAAATTTAATCTCTGTTCATTATGAACTGACTAGTAAAATCGTAAATAAAAAGCTGACGCTGGCCGGCCGGACAATCTGGATTACAACCATCCTCAATGCCttgattgttttcctttttatacaATTAATTATCTTAACTCAACTTCAAACTCTCAGTCTATCTTTCTGATTGGATGACCTCCCCCCGCCCTCCGCGCGGTGGCGGTGCACGTCCAGTTTTACCATACGGAGGCCTTGGCTCCACAGCAGGAAGCTGGGGACAACAACGTCACACagaccgctgctgaaaattatacattttgataaatacaggtaggctatacaTATTGTAAAACTCTGTAAATGTACACCAGagaatacattttcatttccaaatatttatttgaaaacaaaaccattcaaCTGGAGACATGGCGGAGCAGCAGCGCtgcagcaagaaaaaaaagaaagaaaaaaaaaaggcattataaaaagccgacaaatagtgttaattaattgacatgagacattggagaggttgtcagtcctattctatagtctgtaatacttttttttattttatcataacttctcggaaattactcaaaaatgcattttttgtgtgcttctgagtacacgggcagcataaacaatgaaGTTACATATGACGGTCTGCGGCGCTTGGAGGGGCGCTGTAATCCTGGCGGTCCAAGTGTTAACatacactgaattaaaaagGGCATATGATTAAATGTGTTGGCTAGGTTTTGATGCCCTTGTAAGAAAATACTAAATTAAAATCTGCATAACAGTTAAGCTGTTAGGATCTTCTTTTGATGTCTTAAGAGGACTGGAGCTTTATTCTTGCAGGTTGTAAGTCATTTGTTGTACAAATATACTGAAAATAAACAAGAACCTGTGAAGGACATGATTATGTATTGCACTTTTTCTAACAAGCCTTagacattcatttttattatacaAGAGTAATATGGTACATTCTTAGTTTAAATGACTAAACACACAGTTAAAGGTATCCGTACAATGGAGTTTTTACTACCATGACGAACATCCTTTTGCAAAATCTATTACAGTATAACAAAACTGTCAAATTACGTCAAAAGACTAAAATGAGAGTAAAATTAAAACTGATTTCCACTGACTAaattttaactaaaacaaaacaaaactaaaagactaaaatgtgactttatCTAAATCCAGTCTTTGGTGAGTGACTAAgactaaaatgaaattaaaaaatattgtcaaaattaacactggccGCCAGTGATAATCTATTTTTCAACACGTGTGTGCTCTGGACAGTAAAGCATCATCAGGTCGTCATCGACATGAATGAATACAGCATCTGCTGTCACGGTAGACAATATATAATAAGATTAAAGGAATGTATGTAGTAATGTCTACATTTAAGTGAATATGAGTATACTGTATTCTGTGAAACTAAAAAGGCGATTGTCTCACAGCAGTCCTCAGGAACTCTGTGCTGTGCCACCAACACAGCTGCCTCAGCACACAGAGCCTCAGAGAGCCAGAGATGACAGTGAGCAACCAGGTGTCAAATCTGTGCATAGCACCAAAACAATAATGCCGACCATCACAGAAGAGATCATAGTAACATCCAAACACAAGTTTTACGCTTAGTGTTTTGTGTGAcatgaaaaatacattcaaaataagtataagtcatgtcatgccaatgatttcaacacagatttaATGTTCACTGTGTAGCATTATTGAGGAAAACTATAGGGTGTGTCCTGTGGAAGCATTGTcagtgagtttactgcatcctttaatatattaataatttttgtttgctttgggaCACTGCATTATTctcaaagtgtgttttttaattttttgaaactgaagaaaaaacatattGCAGATAAAATCTCAAATCATGTTTGTGCAGTTTTAGTATTCAACCTCTAGATAGATTTTAGATTttagactttattgtccccaGAGGGGAAATACTTTTCCACAGCACCACAACATTTTGACCGAcatacagaacagaacagacatCATTGCACATACGCGCATTGCACATGACATTtcgacagagacagaaacaacattACAGACTTCACCTCAGTTTCTTGTGCATTGTGCGTGTTGATGATGAAACTGAGTGGGCGGTCTCATCCGTTTTAAATGTGCCCACAGTGGTGCCCTGCCCAGAGTCATCAAATTTCAGTGTGAAgcattttactttcatttatgTGCACGGGGAAGAATGAGGCAGTATGAATTTCAACTGGTGAGTACACTCAAATAATTAACAGCAAGGAAGcaaatgcaaataaacaaagaaatataAGTATCATGTACATCCTTAATCAAAAATCTTTCTTCTGGTAATTCTCAGGTATGTGACAACTGACCAGGCTTGGTGATCAGGCACACCAGATTCAAAGTTTGTAGTTACCAGAGTAGCTACACTATATTCTTGACTCACATGCTGTATTGCATACAGTGAATGCACTACGATGTTGAGCTGCATGAGAACAGCAACAACCTCAGGTAAGTGCAGCATGTTAAACTATGTGAAGAGGAAGATATCCTTTGTTTTAAAGTTACAGTGTGCAGCTGTGTGCAGCTTAAAGCCCTATGTAAAACTGTAGGGAGTCTCTCTTCCCAGCTGGACACCAATCTCATAAGACTTTGATATTTGGATGAATTTAGGTTATGATGTCGGGTGACCAAAAGTCAGGACAATATCTAATGCCAATGTCAATCCAACATAGAATAATATAGACAGGTgacgttgatattttgttggttttacgTTGTGTTGTTACGTGACATAGTATACTGACAAGTCCTAAGGTttggagaacaaaacccaatgtcggcaaaatatcacaatactgacgtccaaataaaatgaaattctAACACCACTGGTAGGAATGAACCGGATATTCgtacagataatgtacttttAAAAGTATGAGCATCACCCAAGTAAAACATGTCAATATCCGTGTCAACGATGAAGGaatataaaatgtgaaaatgcttATTTGATAGCTGCTGCCACATCATGAACAGGCCAGGTAGCcagccacacagacacacacagtgactcctCCCCTATTACACACATTTCACTACTGTAGCTCTGCTgtcgcacacacagacacacacacacatgaatgcacacacacacacacacacacacacacacacacacacacacacacacacacacacacacacacacacacacacacagtgactcctCCCCTATTTCACACATTTCACTGCTGTAGCTCTGCTGTcgcaaacccacacacacacatgtatgcacgcacgcacacacacacacacacacacacacacacacacactcacacacactcacacacacaatcttgCCATCATCACAGGCAGCCTCAGAGCAACAGCGCAACTCTTCTGCTTTAATCTATACCTATTACagtgggaactgcccattggttcaacagcccattgttccggccatattaaacccattgttccgaagtccgttccgaaatcatcatgatgtcctgtggttaaggtctggttaggtttaggcacaaaaaccacttggttagggtcaggaaaagatcatggtgtgggttaaaatgaaaaagaaagtgacaaacacataagctgtgagcctgctccgcctcaagccagtcgcggcgcaccatacgcctgccgcgagccgttcagcaccgcggacagtcggaataatgggatgtcgaaccaatgggctgtcgaaccaatgacatggacccattaCAGTTGGGTTTTCTTCTATTAGCTCACTTCTACCCCAGTTTGCAGAAAATATCAAAAGTCAGCTGAGTTAGTTGGAGAACTTGGCAGGATGataaaaaacagttaaatagcctagacttttttaaaataaatgaatattgttGGACACAGGGTGGGTCACACAGAGAATCAAAGTCTGATAGttatgagatatggataaatatttgtgggcctatgatatgaaacaccCCAAACAAATATTGGGGACACTGcttaaaaatgtcagtgtctATTCCTGATTACAGTGCCACCATGTTGCTGACTGCGGTCATATTTCTTGGGAAGCatttgcacatcatttccagCTTTTGGGACAAGTTTCATGTTAGTAGCTCATTCCGGCTCATGGCAACTTGAGCCATGGCACAAGGCAACCAATAATAAACCAGCACAAACTCAATTGAGTTCTGACCCTTCCGGCTTGAACCCTAAAAACATGCCAGCTAATGCTCCAGATATGTTGGCACTGGTAGGTCCAGATCTTATTTTGTAAACCCATTTCATCAAGGCTCAAAATATTGAGATACCATATTCTAAACAGCACATACAATGGGTTTTACACAAACATCAGATCATGTTATGTTTATCTAATTGCATTTAAAAACTTTCTATTTTTCTAGCTATAAAGACAGTAGAACCATGAAGCATATTCTTACATACAACTCAGAATAAATTCTTAACAATTTGCAAGACCTGTGCAACACAGAAAAACTTCTAATTACTGTAAGGGGCCTGTTCATTTTGACATATTAAGCAATCTGATACAGACTAGGCTTGAGCagtatctattttttcataccATATTACCTTCCTGGAAGTTCATTGGGGTATATGGAATATGACAGTACAGTTCTGTTGTTGCAGACATGACACAAGCCGGCTGTTAATTGTCAGTCCTGTAAGGTTATCCCTACCACTCACAGTCtgctcagctgcctgttgcaCCAGAATGACCTCTGGTGGCGCAAAATGTGCACTACatgcaaaacatcctttttacGGTCTCTTCAGTACAAGGTTAATACAAAGAtgagcatctgtatttttgacggTACTGAAAATGATACCATCTGAATTTCTAAAAACCCTGGTATACCTTAATACCCTAATACCGCAATACCGTGATACCACTTAAGCCAAATACAGACTCAGACCTCTTTTCCTTAGTGCATTTATTGATGAATGACCTAAGGATGTTAAAATGTATTGCATTGGAAtagtgcaattttttttatgttttctttttcttgttttgcagCCCATGAGCTGAATATAATGCTGCTTGGAGGTACTGACACGGAAAGGACATTGCTAGGTAACTTCATAACAGGACAAAAGGCTTTTCATGATTCAGTGCTGTTCTCAGACAAGCAATGCAAGCTTGCAATTGCAGAATGGAGTGGAATGTCATTAACAGTGGTGAAAACCCCAGACATTTTTGATCTCCCTTTGTTATCGGTGACACAGGAAATGACAAGGTGCATGACTCTTCTCAAGCCTGGACCAACTGTGATGTTACTGATAGTGACACCCTCTGATTTCACAGAGGCGAAAAGACAAGCTTTAAAAGCCACTCTCAGCATGTTCGGCCAAGATGCCTATAAATACTCAATGGTCATCCTCGGAAAaaatgaggaggaaaaaaacgcTTCAGTGGATAAAGTTATCCAAGACTGTGATCAAAGGCATCACACAATCAACCTTGATAAAAAACATCTTCCCAACAACAGACTTCAAGAATTCATGGAGAAGATAGGGGACATGCTAAATGATAACAGGGGAGAATGTGTAACCTTGACAGAAAGATCTGAACCCTGTGCAGGTGCGCAATGTCGCAAAGCTTATGGTAAGCAGCTGTTGTGTGACAAAAATGAAGCTACTGGGAGCTCATCAGTCcatgagaaattaaaaatgttctcAAAGTTGACTGAACATCTTTATCTAAACATGGGGATCAATGCCTTCAGTTACACTGAGACAAAAATGAAGTCAACAATTAAAGAACTGAACAGAAAGCTTGAGGAATACGAAAACAAGTTCAAAAACGATCAAGTCAGAAGAGATCTAGAGAAGGAAAGGCAAACAGCAATGGAGGAAAGGATGAAGAAGCacgaagaggagaagagagagatagCTGAGAAACTTAATGATTTCATGAAGAAGACTACTACTTTTGCAGATCTGGTGGAAAAGTACGTTGACGCAAAACAGACACTAACACAACAGCACAATGAAAGACTGGAGCTTCTAAAGAAAGAGCATGAAAAGCTAAAAGCAGATCTGGAACAAGAGAAAGGTGTGAAACAACagcttgaacacatcataaaggCTCTAAtgcaagaaaatgaaaacaaactacAGGATCTAAAGCAagagaatgaaaacaaactCCAGAATCTGAAGCAagagaatgaaaacaaactCCAGGATCTAAAGGAAGAACATGGGGACAAAATAAAGGATCTGAAGCAAGAacatgaggaaaaaataaaggaTCTAAAGCAAGAACATGAGGACAAAGTGAAAGATCTGAAGCAATGGCAGTCTGACAACAAAGGATCATTTTGTGACCTTATGATCTTACTAAAACTACTATTGCGTGATCTTGATTgcaaaattaaaagccccttctCCATAACAGACAAAATTAAGCAAGAGGGTGATGAAAAAATAACAAGCCTAAAACAAGAGTGTGATGAGAAATTAAAGAATGCAGAAAGAGAGCATcaagaacaaataaaaaatattaaggaAGGCCATGCCAAAAAAAGATGAATCTGAAACAAGAGTATGAGACAAATGTAAAAGATTTAAAGAGAAATCACACCAAGGAAGTGAGGGATCTCAAACAAAACCACGATCGCATAATAAAGGATCTGAAGCAAGAGCAAGATGAGAAAATGGCCGCTAAACAACAAGaacatgacaacaaaataaaagatctgAAGCAAGAGCAAGATGAGAAAATGGCCGCTAAACAACAAGAACAcgacaacaaaataaaagatctgAAGCAAGAGCAAGATGAGAAAATGGCCGCTAAACAACAAGAACAcgacaacaaaataaaagatctCAAGCAAGAGCAAGATGAGAAAATGGCCGCTCAAAAACAAGAACAcgacaacaaaataaaagatctCAAGCAAGAGCAAGATGAGAAAATGGCCGCTAAACAACAAGAACATGACAACAAACTACAGGATCTCAAGCAAGAGCAAGATGAGAAAATGGCCGCTAAACAACAAGaacatgacaacaaaataaaagatctCGATAATTAGTGTGCCCTTCATCTTTGAAAGTGAAAGTATACACTGCATTATAATGTCTGatctttgttttaatgtgttatgggTAGAGTTAAGTGTATCACTCCTAAAAACTACTTTTAAATTTGAGGTCTTCacagaaatatgttaaataaaagttttctttagtgacagaaataaaatatatgagaATGTGTGAATATCTTAACCATGtgttttattaaatgtattaattttgCTTAAAATTGAGATGTTGATTGTTCAGTTAAATTGTGTTTGCATTTGATCAATGTAAATCATCATCAGTATCATGTATTTGTTTTAGgggtctgtttttttctggtgaatATATATTCATAATGATTAAATGCTTATTATATTGTAAATGATTAACAGTGCACTTTGACAGCTTTATGATACTTATATTTTGGCAGGAGAGATACTTTTATTAACCAATTTGGCTGTTTGTCACCATCTTACCTGTGGAAGTGTCTTCTAATTTCTTCAAATAAAGCACATCAAACTGACTGACTTGGTGATTGATGTCTATTTCTCTTACAGCAGGGGTACCGTAAGACAACTGACACAAACTTTCTGTTGTGGGTACGGTAGCATTTACGCATGGAATGAACTTATGTAAGCGGGCCCACAAAGCGTGTGAACAAACCATCATCTTTGCATTTCAGTGCAAGCATTTGTTAATTCCTTTTTTCTGTAGTAACAACAATAATGTTGGTTGCTAATGGTAGTCAGTTTGCAGATGTGTGCTTTGGGCAGTGTGTGGAAAGGTTTGATGTAATTACTGTGTTTCTATTAATTTAAATGGCTTCGGAGTTCCCACATATTTTTAACCACTGAATTTTCAAAACCTTTCCATAAAATTCTCCCAATTTCCATTACTTCATTTAAATGGTTTAAAATGGGTGGGTCTATGTATTGACACAGTTGCAGAATATTAAATACATAATTACCAAGCATTTATGGAAAAGCAAACTGCTAGCACTTTCTAACTTTCCTCACTCCAGCAGCCAAAA includes these proteins:
- the LOC125890827 gene encoding GTPase IMAP family member 4-like, whose product is MLSCMRTATTSAHELNIMLLGGTDTERTLLGNFITGQKAFHDSVLFSDKQCKLAIAEWSGMSLTVVKTPDIFDLPLLSVTQEMTRCMTLLKPGPTVMLLIVTPSDFTEAKRQALKATLSMFGQDAYKYSMVILGKNEEEKNASVDKVIQDCDQRHHTINLDKKHLPNNRLQEFMEKIGDMLNDNRGECVTLTERSEPCAGAQCRKAYGKQLLCDKNEATGSSSVHEKLKMFSKLTEHLYLNMGINAFSYTETKMKSTIKELNRKLEEYENKFKNDQVRRDLEKERQTAMEERMKKHEEEKREIAEKLNDFMKKTTTFADLVEKYVDAKQTLTQQHNERLELLKKEHEKLKADLEQEKGVKQQLEHIIKALMQENENKLQDLKQENENKLQNLKQENENKLQDLKEEHGDKIKDLKQEHEEKIKDLKQEHEDKVKDLKQWQSDNKGSFCDLMILLKLLLRDLDCKIKSPFSITDKIKQEGDEKITSLKQECDEKLKNAEREHQEQIKNIKEGHAKKR